One window of the Danaus plexippus chromosome 25, MEX_DaPlex, whole genome shotgun sequence genome contains the following:
- the LOC116775339 gene encoding protein wntless, with protein MAGTIIENLSGRKLTVLVALLLLCQVICFLIGGLVAPMPANTQTILGTVCKDTSVMKNDTSKWFYNRGKGSCQTVDLGETHHDLSERDIVFAFQMPVPREGERFDYSRWQQNLIGVLQLDVRYHSQMEVKPRSTVTIDARLAYRNKGDPDDGWKLYTQSIEKRNLDCDIDVKSEEYLYNCSTIPLFELGSLYHDYYLLNIRLPVNTPDMNVHIGHLQDIWVTVINQNGGFTKVWLSLKTAFFPCIIAILVWFWNRIHMLERKPVLLEKMLLSLGISLCLLNAPIEYLTLQYDLPFMLLLGDIRQGLFYATLFSFWLIFAGEHMLIQDTSSQSSVKQYWRHLSAVAMGCVSLFIFDMCERGIQLRNPFYSIWVTDLGTNLALTFIILAGISTGVYFLFLCYMVWKVFKNISCKREALPTMCSVRRLHYEGIIYRFKFLMLATLLCAALTVIGFILGQVAEGQWKWDETIELEYTSAFFTGVYGMWNIYIFSLLVLYAPSHKRWPVNENTSDTQNLSEEIEFSPIPERSEISSLTSFIRKATID; from the coding sequence ATGGCCGGTACCATAATTGAAAACCTAAGTGGTAGGAAACTCACAGTACTTGTAGCATTACTTTTATTGTGTCAAgtgatatgttttttaatcgGTGGTTTGGTCGCACCCATGCCAGCAAATACACAAACCATTTTAGGTACAGTGTGTAAAGATACTTCTGTTATGAAAAATGATACATCGAAATGGTTTTACAATCGAGGTAAAGGTAGTTGCCAGACGGTTGACCTTGGCGAAACTCATCACGATCTCTCGGAAAGAGATATcgtttttgcatttcaaatgCCCGTGCCTCGCGAGGGTGAGAGGTTTGACTACTCTAGATGGCAACAGAACCTAATCGGAGTACTTCAATTAGACGTGCGTTACCACTCGCAAATGGAAGTAAAACCGCGCAGCACGGTTACAATAGACGCTCGACTAGCTTATCGCAACAAAGGAGACCCGGACGATGGCTGGAAGTTGTATACGCAATCGATTGAAAAACGAAACTTAGACTGCGACATTGACGTAAAATCAGAAGAATACTTGTACAATTGTTCCACAATACCACTATTTGAGCTTGGATCTTTATATCATGACTactacttattaaatataagactGCCAGTGAATACACCTGACATGAATGTTCACATCGGTCACTTGCAGGATATATGGGTGACTGTTATTAATCAAAATGGTGGTTTCACAAAAGTCTGGCTGTCATTGAAAACAGCCTTCTTCCCCTGCATTATCGCGATACTGGTTTGGTTTTGGAATAGAATTCACATGTTGGAACGTAAACCTGTTTTACTAGAAAAGATGTTGTTGAGTTTAGGTATATCTCTTTGTTTACTGAATGCACccattgaatatttaacaCTCCAGTATGATTTACCGTTTATGTTGCTTCTAGGAGACATAAGACAGGGTCTGTTCTATgcaacattattttcattttggcTCATTTTTGCTGGCGAGCACATGTTAATTCAGGATACATCTTCACAGAGTTCAGTGAAGCAGTACTGGCGTCATTTGAGCGCTGTAGCTATGGGTTGTGTGTCATTATTCATATTCGACATGTGTGAAAGAGGAATTCAACTCCGTAATCCATTTTACTCTATATGGGTGACGGACTTGGGCACTAATTTggctttaacatttataatattagctgGCATATCTACTGGAGTGTATTTTCTGTTCCTCTGCTATATGGTGTGGAAGGTATTCAAAAATATCTCTTGTAAGCGAGAGGCATTACCTACTATGTGTTCAGTTCGACGACTACACTATGAAGGCATTATATATCGTTTCAAGTTTCTGATGTTGGCTACTCTGCTATGTGCTGCTTTAACTGTTATCGGCTTTATCCTGGGTCAAGTTGCCGAGGGACAGTGGAAATGGGATGAGACCATTGAATTGGAATATACTTCGGCATTCTTTACTGGTGTCTATGGAAtgtggaatatttatattttttctctgcTCGTGCTGTACGCCCCAAGTCACAAGCGCTGGCCCGTCAACGAAAACACATCTGATACACAGAACTTGAGCGAGGAAATTGAGTTCAGTCCCATTCCTGAGAGAAGTGAGATATCATCGCTGACATCGTTTATCAGGAAGGCAACTATTGATTAg